Genomic window (Leisingera methylohalidivorans DSM 14336):
GGGCGGCGCCGGGCTTATCGTGACCGAGGTCGCGCTTGTTCATCCAAGCGCGGTTTTTGTTGCCGATCCGATCCGCGTGGATACCGATGAGTGCATCCCCGGCTATACCCGGCTGGCCGAGGCCATTCACCGGCACGATACCGGTTTGATCGCCCAGCTGTTCCACCCCGGCCGGGAGATGCTGGCCTCGGAAGACGGCACCGCGCCGGTCTCCTACAGCGCATCGGCCGTCCCGAACGAGCGGTTCCACGTCATGCCCCGACCGATGCCCCTCGAAATGATCGCGGAGGTCATTGCATCCTATGGCGATGCGGCGCGCCGGATGCAGGCCGCAGGCCTCGATGGCGTGGAAATCGTCGGCTCGCACGGATACCTGCCCGCCCAGTTTCTGAACCCTCATGTCAACAAACGCGAGGATCATTACGGTGGCAGCTCGTTGGCCGGCCGGACACGGTTCATCCGCGAGATCATCGAGGATATCCGTCGCAAGACCGGCCCTGGTTTTGCCGTCGGACTGCGGCTTTCTGGCGACGAGATGAGCCACGACGGGGCCGGTCAGGCGGCGATGCTCGACGCATGCGAACGCATCGCGGCAGACAACGCGCCCGATTACTTCAGCGTTGTCGCGGGATCTTCGGCGACGCTTGCGGGGTCTGTTCATATCGCGCCGCCTATGTATCAGGAGGCCGGTTACACGGCACCGCTGGGGCAGGGCATACGGGAACGCACCGGCATCACGACCATTGTCACGGGGCGGATCAACCAGCCTCAGGAGGCGGAGAAGATCATCTCGTCTGGTCAGGCGGATATGTGCGGCATGACACGGGCAATGATCTGCGATCCGCTGATCGCCAGCAAAGCCGAGGCGGGGCGCACCGACGATATCCGCGCCTGTATCGGCTGCAACCAGGCCTGTATCGGCCATTTTCACGCGGGCTATCCGATTTCCTGCATTCAGAACCCAGTGAGCGGCCGCGAGCTGCGTTTGGGGGAAGCGCCCGGGATCTCAGGCAAGCGCCGTGTGATGGTTATTGGAGGCGGCCCCGCCGGCATGAAGGCTGCAGCGGCAGCCGCGGAGCGGGGCCATGCTGTCACGCTGTTTGAACGCGACACCCAGCTGGGCGGGCAGGCGCGGCTTGCTCAGCTGCTTCCGCATCGCGCGGAATTTGGCGGGATCATCACCAATCTGACGCGCGAACTGGAGCTTGCGGGCGTTGAGGTGCGCAAAGGTGTGGCCGTGGATGCGGACTTAATCCGGGAACAAGCGCCGGACGCGATCATCCTTGCTACAGGTGCCACACCCCGCTGGCCTGATTTCGAAGGGCGCGACGACTTGCATGTTGTCGACGCCTGGCAGGTATTGCGGGGCGAAGCGAAGGTCGGCAAGTCTGTTGTGGTTGCCGACTGGCGCGCCGATTGGATCGGTATCGGGGTGGCGGAACGTCTCGCGCAGAATGGCCATTCGGTGCGGCTTGCGGTCAACGGCTATATGCCCGGCCAGACCATTCAGATGTATGTGCGCGATGCCGGCATCGGGCGTTTGCACAGCCTCGGGGTCGAAACACTGCCGTATATGCGCCTTTTCGGAGCCGACGAAGACAGCGTCTATCTACAGCATATCATGAACGACGAGCCGGTGATTTGCGAAGGGGTGGACACGCTGGTCCTGTGTCAGGGCCACACCCCTGAAAATGCATTCGAGGGCATCGTGCGGGACCTGGGCATCGAGTTTCACCTCGCGGGCGATTGCATTGCACCGCGGACAGCCGAAGAGGCGGTGCTGGAAGGTCTTCACGCAGGCCGTGCCGTTTAACGAAACCTTCGGGAGGGCAGGCCGTCCTGCGCTTCCGGGGCCGTTTCATGCGCAATGCACGGGCCTGCGCCAACCGGGAGGACCGCCCGACCGTTCCCGCGGCGCTGCATGGCACTGGAAATTGCCGCGGCCATCTGCGGCACTGCCCCCATGGGGTCGGCGGCACTCACCGCCTGTTGACTGGGGTTCAGCCGGGGCCGATGATCAGCGTCATACCATTTCCCGGGCACGATCCGCCGTTTGTCACTTTCGGATAGGACTTTGTCCCCTATGCACATGGATCGGTTGCCGGCCAAGGTGTAGCTGGCGTGAAGGAACTTAAATTCGGAGCAACGAAATGACCTATCAGGCGCCGGTTCGCGATATCATGTTCAACATCGAGCATCTGTCTGACTGGCCCGGGGTCTCATCGCTGGCGGCCTATTCCGGGGTTGAAACCGGCGATGTCCAGGCCGCGCTGGAAGGGTTCGGGCGCTTCTGTTCGGAGGTTATTGCCCCGCTTTCGGCACAGGGCGACGCAACCGGCGCGCGGTTCGACGGTGAAAAGGTCGTGATGCCCGGGCCATACTTGCAGGCTTATGCGCAATACGCCGGGATGGGCTGGCAAAGCCTGCCGCACCCGGAGGAATTCGGCGGGATGGGGCTGCCGCGGGCTGCCGGAGCCGCCGCGACGGAGATATTGAACGCAGCGGATATGAGCTTCGGGCTGTGCCCGCTTTTGACCGACGGGGCGGTTGAGGCGCTGTTGCTTACCGGGTCCGGCGCGCAGAAACAGCGATACCTCGAGCCGATGATTTCAGGCCGATGGTCCGGCACCATGAACTTGACGGAACCTCAGGCCGGCAGCGATTTGGGGCGCGTGCGGTGCAAGGCGGAACCCGGTGCGGATGGTGCCTATTCGATCAGCGGAACAAAGATCTTCATCACCTATGGCGCGCACAGCCTGACCGAAAACATCGTTCATCTGGTCTTGGCAAGAACCCCTGGCGCCCCGGCTGGCCCAAAGGGGCTGAGCCTGTTCATTGTGCCCAAATTCCTGGTCCAGGAGGACGGATCGCTTGGCCGCCGCAACACCGTTCAATGTGTCAGCATTGAGCACAAGCTGGGCGTCAGGGCGAGCCCGACCGCGGTTCTGGAATTCCAAGGCGCCACCGGCTTTCTGGTGGGAGAGGAGAACCGGGGCCTTGAATATATGTTCGTGATGATGCGGGCTGCGCGGTTTTCCGTGGGCGTGCAGGGGGTTGCCGTATCTGAACGGGCGTATCAGCACGCCTTGCGCTACGCGCAGGAGCGGGTGCAGAGCCGCCCGGTCGACGGCAGTTCCAAAGAAGCAGTGCCGATCCTTCAGCACCCGGATGTGCGGCGGTTGCTGCTGCGGATGCGGGCCTTGGTCGAAGGCGGGCGGGCTTTGGCAATGGCCACAGCCGGATGGCTTGATCTGGCGCAGCACGCCGAGGCCGAAACCGCCCGCGAGGCGGCGGAGATGGCCGAATTCCTGGTTCCGCTGGTCAAGGGGTGCTGCACGGAACGGTCCGTTGAGGTCACCTCAATGGGCCTGCAGGTTCACGGCGGCATGGGGTTCATCGAAGAAACCGGGGTGGCGCAGTTCTACCGGGATGCCAGGATCCTGCCGATTTACGAAGGCACGACGGCGATCCAGGCCAATGATCTGCTGGGCCGCAAAGTGCTGCGGGACGGCGGCAGCACCGCCCGCCGCTTTGCCGGAATGGTCTCAGCGGCTGAGGCGGAGTTGCGCAAGGGCAGCGCAAAGGCGCAGCTGGTTGCGGACCGCCTGGGGCAGGCGCGCCGCGCATTTGAGGCCAGCCTTGCCTGGCTTCTGGAGACCGCGCCCGACGACCCCAATGCGGCATATGCCGGCAGTGTTCCCTTTCTGATGCTGGCAGGCAATCTTGCCGCAGGCTGGCAGCTGGGCAGGTCTGTCCTGGCCGCTGAAGCCAAGCTGGAACAGGGCGAAGATACAGCCTTCATGACGCAGAAAATCGCCACCGCAGTGTTTTACGCGCAGCATATTCTTGTGGAATGCGGAACGGAAAGCGCCCGGGTCATCGACGGCAGCGAAAGTCTGTTCGATGCAGGGTTTGAAAACTGAACAACGGAAATTCATGGCACGGATCGGTGCCGGACAGTAAGGAAAAGGTCGGAACAATGCCGCAAGAAGCCAGTTCGCACTCCTACGAAAAGCTCGCCCTTGAACAGCGGGACAATGGCGTCTGCATTGTTACGCTCAACCGGCCGTCCAAGCGCAATGCGCTGGATGCCGCGACGATCGAAGAGCTTATCCGCTTTTTCAGCGGTGCCCGCGGCAATGGCGTAAAGGCCGTGGTGCTGGCAGGCGCAGGCGACCATTTCTGCGCCGGCCTTGATCTGGTGGAGCACTGGAAGGAAGACCGCAGCCCGGACGACTTCATGCATGTCTGCCTGCGCTGGCACGAAGCCTTCAACAAGATGGAGTACGGCGGGGTGCCGATCATCGCCGCCCTTCAGGGGGCCGTTGTCGGCGGCGGGCTGGAACTGGCCAGCGCGGCGCATGTCCGGGTGATGGATCAGACCACTTATTTCGCCCTTCCCGAAGGCCAGCGCGGCATCTTTACCGGCGGCGGTGCCACCATCCGGGTTTCCGACATGATCGGGAAATACCGGATGATTGACATGATCCTGACAGGCCGGGTGTATCAGGGGCAGGAAGCCGTCGATCTGGGGCTGGCGCAATATATCACCGAAGGGTCCAGTTTCGACAAGGCGGTCGAGCTTGCCGACAAGGTCGCGCAGAACCTGCCGCTGACCAACTACGCCATCTGTTCGGCGATCAGCCATTTGAACAACATGTCGGGTATGGATGCCGCCTATGCCGAGGCTGTCGTGGCCGGTGTTGTCAACACCCAGCCAGCGGCGCGCGAACGGCTGGAGGCCTTTGCCAACAAAACCGCAGCCCGCGTGCGGCCCAACAGCTAAGCCGCGCAAACCAGCCGTCAGGCCGTGGTTTCGGGCCTGGCCTGATGCTGCTGGACAGTGGCGGGCAGGGGGGAGGCGGAACCTGCGTTTGCTGTGGGTAATTGCCACCCATTTGCGGCATTCGGCTGGAATTCCCGGACAGCGCCGAAACTTTAGGGTCAAGGCGCCCTGCGGCCGGGCAGCTTAGCTTGGTGTCTCATGCCGGGCGACATCTTGACATAACCGGATTTGTGGTTATTTTAGCGTCATGACGATATCAAGCCACAACGCCCGCGCCCTTGCTGCCCTTGGCCACGATGCCCGTTTGGCCATCTTCCGCTTGCTGGTGAAAGCCGGGGAGGATGGGTTGCGGGTCGGCGAGATTGCCGGACATCTGGGCTTGGCACCCTCCACCCTGGCGCATCATCTGTCGGCACTGGTGGATGCCGGGCTGGTCGTGCAGGAAAAGCGCGGGCGTGAAGTGTTCAACCGGGTCGATTACCCCGTCATGCAGGGGGTGGTGAATTTCCTGACATCCGAATGCTGCACAGGTGTGACCCTGACTGTCAGAGAGGAAAGCGCGTGAGGTGAAAAGCTGTCTTCTTCGACTTAAAATAACTATAAATCTGGTGATATAGAAATGACAAACGCAACCAACGTTCCCCCAAGACCAGGCGCATCCGTCTGGCGGTTCATTCAAGAGCAGCGGGTCTGGCTGGCCTCTGCCGCAATCCTGCTGCTGCTGGTCATTTTTGATCCGGCACAATCCGCAGAAAGTGCTGTCTTTGCCGCAGCCGCGCTGGCGCATACGGCCCCCTATTTGCTGTTCTCCATTGCCGTCGCGGCCTGGGCCGGCGCCACTGGCGCGGACAATCTGGTTGCCAAGGCTTTCACCGGTAAACCGCTTCTGATGATTGCGCTTGGCGCCCTGGCGGGCGGGCTGTCGCCGTTCTGCTCTTGCGGAGTGATCCCGCTCATCGCAGCACTGCTGGCTATGGGGGTGCCGTTGTCCGCCGTCATGGCATTCTGGCTGGCGTCGCCGATCATGGATCCCTCGATGTTCTTTCTGACTGCCGGCGTTCTGGGCATTGAATTCGCGGTGGCCAAGACCGCCGCCGCGGTTGGCCTTGGCCTGTTCGGCGGCTTGGTTGTCCATTTGCTGAACCAGGGCGGCGCCTTGCAGGACGCGTTGCGCGACGGTGTCGGAAACGGCGGCTGCGGCGGGGCGAAAATGCGCGCGCCCAAGCCGGTGGTCTGGAGATTCTGGACCGAGGCGGAGCGCCGGGCGAAATTCGCCGGAACCGCCTGGACCACGACGCTGTTTCTGGCCAAGTGGCTGCTGCTGGCCTTCATTCTGGAAAGCCTGATGCTGGCCTGGATCCCGGCCGAGACCGTGACCTCCGCCCTGGGCGGTGAGGGTTTGCTGCCGATCATCACAGCAACACTGGTTGGTGTCCCTGCCTATCTGAACGGCTATGCGGCGCTGCCGTTGGTCGGCGGGCTGATCGAGCAGGGCATGGCGCCGGGGGCGGGCCTCGCCTTTCTGGTGGCCGGCGGTGTGACCTCGATCCCCGCGGCAATGGCCGTCTGGGCGCTGGCCCGTCCGCAGGTCTTTGCACTGTACCTCGGCTTATCGCTCACCGGTGCCTTTTCCGTTGGGCTGCTGTTCCAGCTCTGGCACGCGGTCTGAACCAATCCAGGGCCCGGGCCCGCTCGGGTCCTGAAGGCCGGGCTGAAACCGGAGGCAGTAGGGCGGGGCAATGAACCGGAGGTTTTGCCCCGCTCAGGCCGGGGCCGATGGAGACGCAGGCGGGCATCTTCTTAACGCCTTTGGCCTTCAGCGCCGGCCGGCCGGGCAGGCCGGGGCTGCCGGCCCGCATCAGCGCAATACGCAGCCCCGCTCTTCCGGCAGGCGGCTGACAGGCGTGCCCCCTATGAAACAGCTGCAGCTGGGTTTTCCACCAGGCGGTGCCTTGGGGAAGCCGCCTCCGCAGGCTGCCTGCAGCAGCGGCGCGCAGGGCGAGGAATTGCGGCCGCAGCGAAACTTTCCCTTGCCGCAACGGAGGTGATGCGCTACCCGCGCCTGACCGGTCCCGAAAGGGCTAAGAGGGAATCCGCGGTGCCTGCCGGCACCAAACGGAACTGCCCCCGCAACTGTAGGCGGCGAGTGCTGTGCCAGGACGTCACTGGGCCGAAACGGTCCGGGAAGACGGCACAGTCATTGACCCGCCAGTCAGGAGACCTGCCGGTGATAACCGAAACACACCGGGCGGGGTTGTCCGGGGAGGTTGCCGGTAAGATGCGCCGCCGCTTTCCGGTGCCGCAGGCGGGGGGCAGGCCCTCAGCCTTACCGGTCAATGCCCTTTCACCCGTTCTCCGGTCCTTGACACTTGGAGATCGAAATTCATGTTTCTGCGTTCCGGCCTGATCGGCCTTTCCTTCACCCTTGCGGCACATAGCGCTGCCGCCGGTGACACCTTCCCGCTCACAATTGAAAACTGCGGCCAGTCGGTCACTTTCGAGGTGCCGGCGGTGTCTGCGGTGACGGTTGGCCAGGCGGCGACCGAGGTGCTCTTTGCGTTGGGGCTGGGCGGCAAGGTGCTGGGCACTTCGGTCTGGTTCAACGACGTCCTGCCGGAATACGCTGACCTGAACGCCAAGGTCGAGCGGCTGGCCGACAACGATCCCAGCTTTGAAAGCGTGGTGGCCAAGCGCCCCGGGCTGGTGGCGGCGCAGTATGAATGGCATGTCGGCCCCGAAGGCGTCGTGGCCAAGCGTGAGCAGTTCCATGATCTGGGCATTCCGACCTATGTGATGCCCGCCGATTGCGCCGGCAAGGACAACACCACCGGCGGCGACGGCACCCGCACCCGGATGTTCACCACCGGCAGCCTGTATCGGGGCATCGAGGAGCTGGCGGCAATCTTCGGTGAAGCAGATAAGGGCGCCGAACTGGTTGCCGATTACAAGGCCCGCGAGGCCGCCGCGGTTGCCAAGGCACAGGAGGTTGCGCTGGAAGATGCCTCCGCTTTGTTCTGGTTCTCCTCGCCCGAAATGGAAAGCGATCCCTTTGTGGCCGGTCAGAAAGGCGCGCCGGGTTACATGATGCAGCAGCTTGGCCTGCGCAATGTCATCGAAACCGACGAGGAATGGCCGACCGTCGGCTGGGAAACCATCGCCAAGGCCAACCCCACGGTGATCGTCATCGCCCGCATGGACCGCCGCCGCTTTGCCGCGGATGACTACGAGAAGAAGCTGGAGTTCCTGCGCCAGGACCCGGTGGCGAGCCAGATGGATGCGGTCAGGAACAACCGTATTGTGGTGATGGACGCCCAGGGGATGGATGCCACCATCCGCGCCATTCCGGCGCTGGAAGATCTGGCTGCCGAACTCAGCGTGATCGGCAGCAGCCAGTGAGCGCAGCCGCCGCAATCACATGGCAGGGCCTCAAGGGTGCCTGCCTGGCCTTGCCTGTGCTGATTGCGGCGGTTCTGGCTGGCGCAATGATCGGGGAAACCCCGCTTGCGCCGGACCTGGTGCTGTCCGTTCTGGCCAACAAGCTGGCCGGTGCGGGCCTGCCCGTCGACCCGGTGGACCAGGGCATCATCTGGAGCTACCGGCTGCCGCGGGCGCTGGTGGCGGGGGCCTGCGGCGCGGCGCTGGCGGTGGCGGGCGTGGTGCTGCAGGCGCTGCTGCGCAATGCGCTGGCGGATCCTTACATACTTGGCATTTCGGCCGGCGCCTCGACCGGGGCGGTGGCTGTCACAATTGCGGGGCTGGGCGGCGGCGCGCTGTCGCTGTCCTTTGGCGCCTTCAACGGGGCGCTGCTGGCGTTTGGCTTTGTGGCCATTCTGGCCCGGGCCGCCGGCGCAGGCGGCAGCCGCGCGGCGGCGGCGCAGATTGTGCTGGCAGGCATCGCCGGATCGCAGCTGTTCAACGCGCTGACCGCCTTTATCATTGCCAAATCCGCCAATGCGGATCAGGCCCGCGGCATCATGTTCTGGCTGATGGGCAATATGAGCGGGGTGCGCTGGCCGGATGTGTGGCTGGCGGTGCCGCTGGCATTGGCCGGCTGGGTCATCTGCCGGTTCCATGCGCGGGCGCTGGATGCCTTCACCTTTGGCACCGACTCCGCGGCGTCGCTGGGCATCCCGGTGCGGCGGGCGCAGGTGATTTTGATCTGTGCCACCGCGCTGACCACTGCCGTGATGGTGTCGATTGTCGGGTCCATCGGTTTTGTCGGCCTGGTCATTCCCCATGCGGCGCGGTTCCTGGTCGGGCCCGGCCACCGCAAGCTGATGCCTGCCGCAGCGCTGACCGGGGCGGTGTTCCTGATCGGCGCCGACATCGTGTCCCGCATCATCATCCCCGGCCAGGTGCTGCCCATCGGGGTGGTTACGGCGCTGATCGGCGCGCCGTCGTTTGCGGTGATCCTGGTGCGCGGAAGAAGGGCTGCGCGATGAAGATCGAAGCCCGCAGCCTGTCTTATTCGATCCGCGGCAAGCAACTGCTGTCAGATGTCTCATTGACGGTGCAGCCGGGAGAGACACTGGCGCTGGTCGGGCCGAACGGGTCCGGGAAATCCACCCTGATGCGGCTGCTGGCGGGGCTGGCGCGTCCCTCGCATGGTGCGGTTCTGCTGGCTGAGAAACCCTTGGCGCAGCTGACGCGCAGAGAGGTTGCCCAGCGGACCGCGATTGTCGAGCAGCAGGCCGACACCGCTGAGCGCATCACTGCGCGCTCGGTGGTGGAACTGGGGCGGACCCCCTGGCTGTCAGCGTTGAGACCCTGGAGCAGTGAAGACAGCCTGCATGTGGATAATGCGCTGAAGACAGTGGAAATGGAGGGTTTTGCCAGCCGCGAATGGACCACCTTGTCCGGCGGCGAGCGGCAGCGGCTGCACATCGCCCGCGCGCTTGCGCAACGGCCCGGGCTGCTGCTGCTGGACGAGCCGACAAACCACCTGGATATTCACCATCAGCTGTCGATCCTGAACTGCATCCGGAACCTGAAGGTGACCACCGTGGTGGCGCTGCACGATCTGAACCAAGCGCTGACATGCGACCGGGTGGCGGTGCTGTCGGGGGGACGCCTGGTGGCGCTGGGCCCGCCGCAGCAGGCGTTGAACCCGGAGACGGTTACGCAGATTTTCGGGATCGCAGCCCGCTGGATCCGTGACGCGGAAGAGGCAGAGCCGTTTCTGTCTTTTCATCTGCGCTGACACCTGTGCAAAGGGACACTCCCGCCCGTTGCCGGATGCCCTGACGGACGGCCGGCGCCCGTTGGGCCCGGCGCCGCGCTGCGGCGCGGCGAACCAGTCAGCAATGCTGACCGGATGTTTCGTGTGCGAAACATTGGGTCAAATGGTCTGACCTTCTTGTGCACTGGCGGATGACGGCCCTTACGAAGCTCAGCTGCCGGGGAGCCCTGCAAGGATCTTGTTGCGCTGGATCTTTCCTGACGGTCCCTTGGGCAGGTCCGGCAGGATGTGGATCTCGTCCGGCGATTTGAACCGGCCCAGCATGGAATGGCAGATTTCGATCAGCTCCAGAGG
Coding sequences:
- a CDS encoding ArsR/SmtB family transcription factor, with product MTISSHNARALAALGHDARLAIFRLLVKAGEDGLRVGEIAGHLGLAPSTLAHHLSALVDAGLVVQEKRGREVFNRVDYPVMQGVVNFLTSECCTGVTLTVREESA
- a CDS encoding ABC transporter substrate-binding protein; this translates as MFLRSGLIGLSFTLAAHSAAAGDTFPLTIENCGQSVTFEVPAVSAVTVGQAATEVLFALGLGGKVLGTSVWFNDVLPEYADLNAKVERLADNDPSFESVVAKRPGLVAAQYEWHVGPEGVVAKREQFHDLGIPTYVMPADCAGKDNTTGGDGTRTRMFTTGSLYRGIEELAAIFGEADKGAELVADYKAREAAAVAKAQEVALEDASALFWFSSPEMESDPFVAGQKGAPGYMMQQLGLRNVIETDEEWPTVGWETIAKANPTVIVIARMDRRRFAADDYEKKLEFLRQDPVASQMDAVRNNRIVVMDAQGMDATIRAIPALEDLAAELSVIGSSQ
- a CDS encoding FecCD family ABC transporter permease, producing MSAAAAITWQGLKGACLALPVLIAAVLAGAMIGETPLAPDLVLSVLANKLAGAGLPVDPVDQGIIWSYRLPRALVAGACGAALAVAGVVLQALLRNALADPYILGISAGASTGAVAVTIAGLGGGALSLSFGAFNGALLAFGFVAILARAAGAGGSRAAAAQIVLAGIAGSQLFNALTAFIIAKSANADQARGIMFWLMGNMSGVRWPDVWLAVPLALAGWVICRFHARALDAFTFGTDSAASLGIPVRRAQVILICATALTTAVMVSIVGSIGFVGLVIPHAARFLVGPGHRKLMPAAALTGAVFLIGADIVSRIIIPGQVLPIGVVTALIGAPSFAVILVRGRRAAR
- a CDS encoding acyl-CoA dehydrogenase; the encoded protein is MTYQAPVRDIMFNIEHLSDWPGVSSLAAYSGVETGDVQAALEGFGRFCSEVIAPLSAQGDATGARFDGEKVVMPGPYLQAYAQYAGMGWQSLPHPEEFGGMGLPRAAGAAATEILNAADMSFGLCPLLTDGAVEALLLTGSGAQKQRYLEPMISGRWSGTMNLTEPQAGSDLGRVRCKAEPGADGAYSISGTKIFITYGAHSLTENIVHLVLARTPGAPAGPKGLSLFIVPKFLVQEDGSLGRRNTVQCVSIEHKLGVRASPTAVLEFQGATGFLVGEENRGLEYMFVMMRAARFSVGVQGVAVSERAYQHALRYAQERVQSRPVDGSSKEAVPILQHPDVRRLLLRMRALVEGGRALAMATAGWLDLAQHAEAETAREAAEMAEFLVPLVKGCCTERSVEVTSMGLQVHGGMGFIEETGVAQFYRDARILPIYEGTTAIQANDLLGRKVLRDGGSTARRFAGMVSAAEAELRKGSAKAQLVADRLGQARRAFEASLAWLLETAPDDPNAAYAGSVPFLMLAGNLAAGWQLGRSVLAAEAKLEQGEDTAFMTQKIATAVFYAQHILVECGTESARVIDGSESLFDAGFEN
- a CDS encoding permease; the protein is MTNATNVPPRPGASVWRFIQEQRVWLASAAILLLLVIFDPAQSAESAVFAAAALAHTAPYLLFSIAVAAWAGATGADNLVAKAFTGKPLLMIALGALAGGLSPFCSCGVIPLIAALLAMGVPLSAVMAFWLASPIMDPSMFFLTAGVLGIEFAVAKTAAAVGLGLFGGLVVHLLNQGGALQDALRDGVGNGGCGGAKMRAPKPVVWRFWTEAERRAKFAGTAWTTTLFLAKWLLLAFILESLMLAWIPAETVTSALGGEGLLPIITATLVGVPAYLNGYAALPLVGGLIEQGMAPGAGLAFLVAGGVTSIPAAMAVWALARPQVFALYLGLSLTGAFSVGLLFQLWHAV
- the dmdD gene encoding methylthioacryloyl-CoA hydratase (part of the dimethylsulfoniopropionate catabolism pathway); this translates as MPQEASSHSYEKLALEQRDNGVCIVTLNRPSKRNALDAATIEELIRFFSGARGNGVKAVVLAGAGDHFCAGLDLVEHWKEDRSPDDFMHVCLRWHEAFNKMEYGGVPIIAALQGAVVGGGLELASAAHVRVMDQTTYFALPEGQRGIFTGGGATIRVSDMIGKYRMIDMILTGRVYQGQEAVDLGLAQYITEGSSFDKAVELADKVAQNLPLTNYAICSAISHLNNMSGMDAAYAEAVVAGVVNTQPAARERLEAFANKTAARVRPNS
- a CDS encoding FAD-dependent oxidoreductase → MSQSRFPALFSPITIGNLTLRNRIVSTGHETHLSEHGKIGDALIAYHEARAKGGAGLIVTEVALVHPSAVFVADPIRVDTDECIPGYTRLAEAIHRHDTGLIAQLFHPGREMLASEDGTAPVSYSASAVPNERFHVMPRPMPLEMIAEVIASYGDAARRMQAAGLDGVEIVGSHGYLPAQFLNPHVNKREDHYGGSSLAGRTRFIREIIEDIRRKTGPGFAVGLRLSGDEMSHDGAGQAAMLDACERIAADNAPDYFSVVAGSSATLAGSVHIAPPMYQEAGYTAPLGQGIRERTGITTIVTGRINQPQEAEKIISSGQADMCGMTRAMICDPLIASKAEAGRTDDIRACIGCNQACIGHFHAGYPISCIQNPVSGRELRLGEAPGISGKRRVMVIGGGPAGMKAAAAAAERGHAVTLFERDTQLGGQARLAQLLPHRAEFGGIITNLTRELELAGVEVRKGVAVDADLIREQAPDAIILATGATPRWPDFEGRDDLHVVDAWQVLRGEAKVGKSVVVADWRADWIGIGVAERLAQNGHSVRLAVNGYMPGQTIQMYVRDAGIGRLHSLGVETLPYMRLFGADEDSVYLQHIMNDEPVICEGVDTLVLCQGHTPENAFEGIVRDLGIEFHLAGDCIAPRTAEEAVLEGLHAGRAV